One segment of Antennarius striatus isolate MH-2024 chromosome 5, ASM4005453v1, whole genome shotgun sequence DNA contains the following:
- the LOC137595052 gene encoding G-protein coupled receptor 61-like: MEPMWNSSHPPSQLMSNMSASSLPEGWALSQSIALLAMLLMDLLAVVGNVAVMAVIAKSPQLRKFAFVFHLCVVDLLAALVLMPLGMLSSRAFFGEALCRSYLFLSVCLVSAAILSISVINVERYYYIIHPMRYEVKMTVGLVASVLIGIWVKALAMSALPLLAWFLQSGRTPFLESSEVGGPEGGSVSSPPPQGHRRCSLHWTGGGSNRLAFMILFTLVYFLCPLLVILVVYCNMFKVARVAAMHHGPLPTWMDTPRRQRSESLSSRSTMVTSSGTGTGTGRATPQRPSGGGKAAAVLAAVGGQFLCCWLPYFSFHLYSALAASPPATLASLEEVVTWIGYFCFTSNPFFYGCLNRQIREELGKHLPCLFLRAGVDVEDRLPSREGSIEENFLQFLQGTGCNLDPQISHSTSSPKGAACCPVAQSSPPEPVEPMPIDFRIPGQIAEETPEFIESENAKNNHIHTDN, encoded by the coding sequence ATGGAACCAATGTGGAACTCCTCCCACCCACCTTCACAGCTTATGTCCAACATGTCTGCCTCATCTCTGCCTGAGGGCTGGGCTCTGTCCCAGTCCATAGCCCTGCTGGCCATGCTGCTTATGGATCTGCTAGCTGTGGTTGGTAACGTCGCTGTCATGGCCGTCATTGCCAAATCCCCACAGTTACGCAAGTTTGCCTTCGTCTTCCACCTGTGTGTGGTGGACCTACTGGCAGCCCTGGTGCTGATGCCCCTCGGCATGCTCTCAAGCCGAGCCTTCTTTGGGGAGGCATTGTGCCGGAGCTACCTCTTTCTCAGTGTGTGCCTGGTTAGCGCTGCTATCCTCTCTATCTCTGTCATCAATGTGGAGCGGTATTACTACATCATACACCCCATGCGCTATGAAGTAAAGATGACTGTAGGCCTTGTGGCGTCTGTGTTGATAGGGATATGGGTTAAAGCCTTGGCCATGTCTGCTCTGCCACTGCTTGCTTGGTTCCTTCAAAGTGGAAGAACTCCTTTTCTAGAAAGTTCTGAGGTTGGGGGACCAGAAGGCGGGTCAGTCTCTTCTCCCCCTCCTCAGGGTCACAGGCGATGCTCTCTTCACTGGACAGGGGGAGGCTCAAACCGTTTGGCCTTCATGATCCTGTTCACTCTGGTGTATTTCCTGTGTCCACTCCTGGTAATTCTTGTCGTGTACTGCAATATGTTCAAAGTTGCTCGTGTAGCAGCAATGCACCATGGGCCTTTGCCTACCTGGATGGACACGCCTCGTCGCCAGCGATCAGAATCACTCAGCAGCCGTTCCACAATGGTTACCAGCTCCGGAACGGGAACTGGGACAGGCAGAGCCACCCCACAGCGCCCCTCTGGAGGAGGAAAGGCTGCAGCCGTATTGGCAGCAGTAGGCGGGCAGTTCCTTTGTTGTTGGCTGCCCTACTTTTCATTCCACCTGTATTCTGCACTGGCTGCCAGTCCCCCAGCCACATTAGCCTCTCTGGAGGAGGTGGTCACCTGGATTGGCTACTTTTGCTTCACCTCCAATCCCTTCTTCTATGGCTGTCTCAACAGACAGATCCGGGAGGAGTTGGGGAAGCATCTGCCTTGTCTGTTTCTTAGAGCAGGGGTTGATGTGGAGGACAGACTACCCAGCCGTGAAGGATCCATCGAGGAGAATTTCCTTCAGTTTCTTCAGGGAACTGGCTGCAACTTAGATCCTCAAATCTCTCACAGCACCTCCAGTCCCAAAGGGGCGGCCTGTTGCCCAGTGGCTCAGTCCTCACCACCGGAGCCAGTGGAGCCCATGCCAATTGATTTCCGTATCCCTGGACAAATTGCAGAGGAGACTCCAGAGTTTATCGAGagtgaaaatgcaaaaaacaaccacatacatacagacaatTAA